A portion of the Magnolia sinica isolate HGM2019 chromosome 17, MsV1, whole genome shotgun sequence genome contains these proteins:
- the LOC131231827 gene encoding CASP-like protein 3A1 — protein MPIKTVVRLCQVDQNKKTMTKGRKPSPEVGIQVQESKITADSPTMNGSLVPISSGLGEKIRRKAHAANAILRFLCLLSSTTSLSFMLQAEQTANISMSGFNLPIQTKWSYSNSFEFLVAVSAAVAAHSLIQLALSIVKLINKSLPTPSRRHTWILFAGDQIFAYVMMSAGSASAGVTNPNRMGIQWNFTIPNFCKPLDRFCNHVGVSISSAFFSCFLLASSALLDVLLLSKP, from the coding sequence ATGCCCATAAAAACCGTCGTGAGGTTGTGCCAAGTCGACCAAAACAAGAAGACGATGACGAAGGGTCGGAAACCATCGCCGGAGGTCGGAATTCAGGTGCAGGAGTCCAAGATCACGGCCGATTCTCCCACCATGAACGGCTCGCTCGTGCCGATCTCATCAGGTTTGGGTGAGAAGATCCGCCGAAAAGCCCATGCAGCAAATGCAATCCTCCGCTTCCTATGCCTCCTCTCCTCCACCACATCTCTATCTTTCATGCTCCAAGCTGAGCAGACTGCAAACATATCCATGTCCGGCTTCAACCTTCCAATTCAAACCAAATGGTCGTATTCCAACTCCTTCGAGTTTCTCGTCGCAGTGTCTGCTGCCGTCGCGGCGCACTCTCTTATACAACTGGCGCTGAGCATTGTGAAGCTGATAAACAAGTCGCTACCGACACCTTCACGGCGTCACACCTGGATATTATTCGCTGGGGATCAGATCTTCGCTTATGTGATGATGAGTGCAGGATCGGCGTCGGCTGGAGTGACTAACCCTAATCGGATGGGAATCCAGTGGAACTTCACTATACCCAACTTCTGCAAGCCGTTGGATCGTTTCTGTAACCATGTAGGAGTTTCAATCTCTTCGGCTTTCTTCAGCTGTTTCTTGCTTGCTTCCTCTGCTCTTCTTGATGTGCTTTTGCTCTCTAAGCCCTGA